From one Catenuloplanes nepalensis genomic stretch:
- a CDS encoding lipopolysaccharide biosynthesis protein gives MTVDAHVSRLFGRDSLYMILWAVQLGCAALLTPVLTRFLGTGEFGTVAAANTVMQVLFVVGGFGLQTAIQRAYAQPGGPAGARRIVTLAIVLALAVTGLALGTVAGWARPLGLTGELPALRLAIAWAGLSAITNASLGLLRSQDRLAAFALVSLVQSAMAEAASLGLVAAVRPTAENFLLGQLLLQAVAVALGLALARPRRPRRTDAPLLRGALGYALPLVPAVLGMLVLSTADRLLIQAALGPDAVARYQVAYNVASGPILLLGVLNTAWMPRFFALAEHGERTAVLAASRDLLYRLLVPLVAGVAIGAPFVLRVWAPPSYRPEDLYWVFSLIVVAAVPFAAQLALHRALVAAGHTGVVAAAVCVAAVANLLLTWALIPPLGLAGAALATVVAYGLLYLGLRRGAATTAPVPAPPRRLRALIAASVTIGLAAAAVPDTPLFLAVRGALVLGTVIWFFRVLTGVRRPSGAVTPGAASGVVVSGVPGSRAVCACAAPDACACRAGS, from the coding sequence ATGACCGTCGACGCGCACGTGTCGCGGCTGTTCGGCCGGGACTCGCTCTACATGATCCTCTGGGCCGTGCAGCTCGGCTGCGCCGCGTTGCTCACGCCGGTGCTCACCCGGTTCCTCGGCACCGGTGAGTTCGGCACGGTCGCGGCCGCGAACACGGTCATGCAGGTGCTCTTCGTGGTCGGCGGGTTCGGGTTGCAGACCGCGATCCAGCGCGCGTACGCCCAGCCCGGCGGCCCGGCCGGCGCGCGCCGGATCGTCACGCTCGCGATCGTGCTGGCGCTCGCGGTCACCGGGCTGGCGCTCGGCACCGTGGCCGGCTGGGCGCGGCCGCTCGGCCTGACCGGCGAACTCCCGGCGCTGCGGCTCGCGATCGCCTGGGCCGGGCTCTCCGCGATCACCAACGCGTCGCTCGGACTGCTCCGCAGCCAGGACCGGCTGGCCGCGTTCGCGCTGGTCAGCCTGGTGCAGTCGGCGATGGCCGAGGCGGCCAGCCTGGGCCTGGTCGCGGCCGTGCGCCCGACCGCGGAGAACTTCCTGCTCGGCCAGCTGCTGCTGCAGGCCGTGGCGGTCGCGCTCGGGCTGGCGCTGGCCCGGCCGCGCCGGCCGCGCCGCACGGACGCGCCGCTGCTGCGCGGCGCGCTCGGCTACGCGCTGCCGCTGGTCCCGGCCGTGCTCGGCATGCTGGTGCTCTCCACCGCGGACCGGCTGCTGATCCAGGCCGCGCTCGGCCCGGACGCGGTCGCCCGCTACCAGGTCGCCTACAACGTCGCGTCCGGGCCGATCCTGCTGCTCGGCGTGCTCAACACCGCGTGGATGCCGCGCTTCTTCGCGCTCGCGGAGCACGGCGAGCGCACCGCCGTGCTCGCGGCCAGCCGGGACCTGCTCTACCGGCTGCTGGTGCCACTGGTGGCCGGCGTCGCGATCGGCGCGCCGTTCGTGCTGCGGGTGTGGGCGCCGCCCTCGTACCGGCCGGAAGATCTGTATTGGGTCTTCTCGCTGATCGTGGTGGCGGCCGTGCCGTTCGCCGCCCAGCTCGCGCTGCACCGGGCGCTGGTCGCGGCCGGGCACACCGGCGTGGTCGCGGCCGCGGTGTGCGTGGCCGCGGTGGCGAACCTGCTGCTCACCTGGGCGCTGATCCCGCCGCTCGGGCTGGCCGGGGCCGCGCTGGCCACGGTCGTCGCCTACGGCCTGCTCTACCTGGGGCTGCGCCGGGGGGCCGCGACCACCGCGCCGGTCCCGGCTCCGCCGCGACGGCTGCGCGCGCTGATCGCCGCGTCGGTCACCATCGGTCTCGCGGCCGCGGCCGTGCCGGACACACCCCTCTTCCTGGCGGTACGCGGTGCGCTGGTGCTCGGCACGGTGATCTGGTTCTTCCGCGTGCTCACCGGCGTGCGCCGCCCGTCCGGCGCGGTCACACCCGGCGCGGCCTCCGGCGTGGTCGTCTCCGGAGTGCCCGGGTCGCGCGCCGTCTGTGCCTGCGCCGCGCCGGACGCCTGCGCCTGCCGGGCCGGCTCGTGA
- a CDS encoding beta-1,6-N-acetylglucosaminyltransferase, with protein MSERASGSAARRRPPLSHGPVPGTDEPLAVVLLAHADPAQVHRLIGALPGVPVFLHCDARTPPPVFHAMTTGLPARVTVVDRVRTALASWSLVQAELTGLRAAVRAVRARHVVVLSGACYPLVSVDDLVRELAVWQGRSWITNLPLPLDRWSTPRHPDGGLWRLNRRYLTRGDAVLHLRGVPLRWPWPRAIPAELQLRAGGHWKIYSGVHARLLLDLVDRRPDLLRFWRTTLIPEETFVPTMLASPALAGADALPPCDAGPWYIDWPGSPDGHHPPWLTTAHLDHLKAARWAPPLTPAAPPDPTGTRRLFARKFRSSDPAVLDRIDAELR; from the coding sequence GTGAGCGAGCGTGCGAGCGGATCGGCGGCGCGGCGCCGGCCGCCGCTGAGCCACGGCCCGGTTCCCGGCACCGACGAGCCGCTCGCCGTGGTACTGCTGGCGCACGCGGACCCCGCGCAGGTCCACCGGCTGATCGGCGCGCTGCCCGGCGTGCCGGTGTTCCTGCACTGCGACGCGCGCACGCCACCACCGGTCTTCCACGCGATGACGACCGGGCTGCCCGCGCGCGTCACCGTCGTCGACCGGGTCCGGACCGCGCTGGCCAGCTGGTCGCTGGTCCAGGCGGAGCTGACCGGGCTGCGCGCCGCCGTCCGTGCGGTGCGCGCCCGGCACGTGGTGGTGCTCTCCGGCGCCTGCTACCCGCTGGTCAGCGTGGACGACCTGGTCCGTGAGCTGGCGGTCTGGCAGGGGCGGTCGTGGATCACGAACCTGCCGCTGCCGCTGGACCGGTGGAGCACGCCCCGGCATCCGGACGGCGGGCTGTGGCGGCTCAACCGTCGCTACCTGACCCGCGGCGACGCGGTGTTGCACCTGCGTGGCGTGCCGCTGCGCTGGCCGTGGCCGCGGGCGATCCCGGCGGAGCTGCAACTGCGGGCCGGCGGGCACTGGAAGATCTACTCCGGCGTACACGCGCGGCTTCTTCTGGATCTGGTCGACCGGCGGCCGGACCTGCTGCGGTTCTGGCGCACCACGCTCATCCCGGAGGAGACGTTCGTGCCGACCATGCTGGCCAGCCCGGCGCTGGCCGGCGCGGACGCGCTGCCGCCGTGCGACGCGGGCCCGTGGTACATCGATTGGCCCGGCAGCCCGGACGGCCACCACCCGCCGTGGCTGACCACTGCCCATCTCGACCACCTGAAGGCAGCCCGCTGGGCACCACCGCTCACCCCGGCCGCGCCGCCGGACCCCACGGGCACCCGGCGGCTCTTCGCCCGCAAATTCCGTTCATCCGACCCGGCCGTCCTCGACCGCATCGACGCCGAACTGCGCTGA
- a CDS encoding glycoside hydrolase family 16 protein: MRLLPRRGTRRTLTVVTLAAVTLALPTPVIAASQPAPKPYNARAITMTSTAPNSASAEGVLDGSGATANPGWTAGSSVGPVTVRRVSGVSGPLTAKTAMELSRTATGSGTGGGWALALAPLRSPQTFFVPGKVYRMEAWVRDTRSSGASIGMLLANGNYGSRPADAAVYGRYTDAGWHLITRTFVATAAGKADTSVYLALPASGAFSFQVTGVSVKEYAAALPAKTDTTPEKIVSFAGKAGTAPNAAHWNYETGGNGWGNGEIQTYTKSTDNAALTGAGKLGITARKQTVKGTDGITRDYTSARLTTEGKVTVRAGSYIEAEIIAPVGAGVWPAFWTVGTATRTQGWPAAGELDILEGWGATPTIAHSAMHMAKAGAPKTDLPYGWGEAGGSTDLRESLDARPHRYGVYFDRNVVRFYIDRKPTMTVWAADAISSGRTWPFGGDQFLVLNVAVSSGTPTTPMPRTMTVGDISIHEGGTPF, translated from the coding sequence ATGCGCCTCCTGCCCAGGCGCGGTACGCGACGCACCCTCACGGTCGTCACGCTCGCCGCGGTCACGCTCGCCCTCCCCACCCCGGTCATCGCGGCCTCCCAGCCCGCCCCGAAGCCATACAATGCCCGTGCGATCACGATGACCTCCACCGCGCCGAACTCCGCCAGCGCGGAGGGCGTCCTCGACGGCTCCGGCGCCACCGCGAACCCGGGCTGGACCGCCGGGTCCAGCGTGGGCCCGGTCACCGTGCGCCGCGTCTCCGGCGTCTCCGGCCCGCTCACCGCGAAGACCGCGATGGAGCTCAGCCGCACCGCGACCGGAAGCGGCACCGGCGGCGGCTGGGCGCTCGCGCTCGCGCCGCTGCGCAGCCCCCAGACGTTCTTCGTCCCCGGCAAGGTCTACCGGATGGAGGCCTGGGTCCGGGACACCCGCTCGTCCGGCGCCTCGATCGGCATGCTGCTGGCCAACGGCAACTACGGCAGCCGGCCGGCCGACGCCGCGGTCTACGGCAGGTACACGGACGCGGGCTGGCACCTGATCACCCGCACGTTCGTGGCCACCGCGGCCGGCAAGGCCGACACCTCCGTCTACCTGGCGCTGCCCGCGTCCGGCGCGTTCTCGTTCCAGGTCACCGGCGTCAGCGTCAAGGAGTACGCGGCCGCGCTGCCGGCGAAGACCGACACCACGCCGGAGAAGATCGTCTCGTTCGCGGGCAAGGCCGGCACCGCACCGAACGCCGCGCACTGGAACTACGAGACCGGTGGCAACGGCTGGGGCAACGGCGAGATCCAGACGTACACGAAGAGCACGGACAACGCGGCGCTGACCGGCGCCGGCAAGCTCGGCATCACGGCCCGCAAGCAGACGGTCAAGGGCACCGACGGCATCACCCGCGACTACACCAGCGCCCGCCTGACCACGGAGGGCAAGGTGACGGTCCGGGCCGGCTCGTACATCGAGGCGGAGATCATCGCACCGGTCGGCGCGGGCGTGTGGCCGGCGTTCTGGACGGTCGGCACGGCCACCCGCACCCAGGGCTGGCCCGCCGCCGGTGAGCTGGACATCCTCGAGGGCTGGGGCGCCACGCCGACGATCGCGCACAGCGCCATGCACATGGCGAAGGCCGGCGCGCCGAAGACCGACCTGCCGTACGGCTGGGGCGAGGCCGGCGGCTCCACGGACCTGCGGGAGTCGCTGGACGCCCGGCCGCACCGGTACGGCGTGTACTTCGACCGCAACGTGGTCCGCTTCTACATCGACCGCAAGCCGACGATGACGGTCTGGGCCGCGGACGCGATCTCCTCCGGCCGCACCTGGCCGTTCGGCGGCGACCAGTTCCTGGTGCTGAACGTGGCGGTCTCCAGCGGCACGCCCACCACCCCGATGCCGCGCACCATGACGGTCGGCGACATCTCCATCCACGAGGGCGGCACGCCGTTCTAG
- a CDS encoding methyl-accepting chemotaxis protein: protein MADSGSLINAESGAMLEGAALRLLLQERLVLTLHAKSGSILAVNQRVLDIADMPINKVVGIKLEHLWKMPGPLVDRMLEAAARGEFIEQVTAISDGSGRQRWLRLNCGPVEVTAKASTPAKAAPAKATTAAAAAAAAREAATATSASASGAAPAPAEIKLSDTVLVTAYDITEDRRQIGELKGKYAAIDRAQAVIEFDLTGSILHANENFLALTGYSLGELVGKQHKMLCDAAFGEGPEYDRFWERLRAGEFESGEFKRMGKGGREIWIRATYNPIFDLDGRPFKVVKYALDVTEQKLRTAEFEGKVKAISRAQAVIEFDLSGMILDANQNFLNTVGYELSEVIGQHHKMFVEEEEGRSAAYRNFWQGLARGEFESGEYKRVGKGGKEVWLQATYNPIFDVNGRPFKVVKYAIDVTDEKIRNAEFEGKVTAIDRSQAVIEFDLKGNILRANQLFQETMGYADSEIVGKHHRMFADAATSSSAEYREFWQRLGRGEFESGEYKRVGKGGREVWLQASYNPIFDLSGHPFKVVKYATDVTDQKTRNVEFEGKVTAIARAQAVIEFDLQGRVLSANQNFLDLLGYSLEEVRGKHHRMFVDEDEAKSSEYAAFWEKLSRGDFDAGEYRRRTKGGRDVYIQATYNPIFNLDGRPYKIVKYAVDVTDAKIRNAEFVGKDRAINRAQAVIEFDLEGNILVANENFQRALGYSLRELVGQHHSMLCDSDYITSAEYRDFWLRLRKGEYLSGRFHRVGKYGRNVWIQASYNPIFDMRGEPIRVVKYAHDITEQVELEQRLTTKTRDMADSIKALADSIDEIVVNAQQASGLAGETQSNAEQGFEELRKSIEAIDLIEKSSDQIAAIVKVISEIASQTNLLAFNASIEAARAGEHGVGFSVVAGEVRKLAERSSEAAREISNLIHESAARVGQGSQVSHRAQAAFADILKSVGSTGESIRRIADSTQKQQAASVTVTRLINELTKSGSETSMAEQQLDQVGQAS from the coding sequence GTGGCTGATTCCGGTTCGCTGATCAACGCCGAGAGCGGGGCGATGCTCGAGGGCGCGGCGCTACGCCTGCTGCTGCAGGAGCGTCTCGTGCTGACGTTGCACGCCAAGTCCGGCTCGATCCTGGCCGTCAACCAGCGCGTGCTGGACATCGCGGACATGCCGATCAACAAGGTGGTCGGGATCAAGCTCGAGCACCTCTGGAAGATGCCCGGCCCGCTGGTCGACCGGATGCTGGAGGCGGCCGCGCGCGGCGAGTTCATCGAGCAGGTCACCGCGATCTCCGACGGCAGCGGCCGGCAGCGCTGGCTGCGGCTCAACTGCGGCCCGGTGGAGGTGACGGCCAAGGCCTCGACGCCGGCGAAGGCCGCGCCCGCGAAGGCGACCACGGCCGCGGCGGCCGCGGCCGCAGCCAGGGAGGCTGCCACCGCCACCAGCGCGTCCGCCTCCGGTGCCGCACCCGCGCCGGCCGAGATCAAGCTCTCCGACACGGTGCTGGTCACCGCGTACGACATCACCGAGGACCGGCGGCAGATCGGCGAGCTTAAGGGCAAGTACGCCGCGATCGACCGCGCCCAGGCCGTGATCGAGTTCGACCTGACCGGCAGTATCCTGCACGCGAACGAGAACTTCCTCGCGCTCACCGGTTACTCGCTCGGTGAACTGGTCGGCAAGCAGCACAAGATGCTCTGCGACGCGGCCTTCGGGGAGGGCCCGGAGTACGACAGGTTCTGGGAGCGGCTGCGCGCCGGCGAGTTCGAGTCCGGCGAGTTCAAGCGGATGGGCAAGGGCGGGCGGGAGATCTGGATCCGGGCCACCTACAACCCGATCTTCGACCTGGACGGCCGGCCGTTCAAGGTGGTGAAGTACGCGCTCGACGTGACCGAGCAGAAGCTGCGCACCGCGGAGTTCGAGGGCAAGGTCAAGGCGATCTCCCGGGCGCAGGCCGTGATCGAGTTCGACCTCTCCGGGATGATCCTGGACGCGAACCAGAACTTCCTGAACACGGTCGGCTACGAGCTGTCCGAGGTGATCGGCCAGCATCACAAGATGTTCGTCGAGGAGGAGGAGGGCCGTAGCGCCGCGTACCGCAACTTCTGGCAGGGGCTGGCCCGCGGCGAGTTCGAGTCCGGGGAGTACAAGCGGGTCGGCAAGGGTGGCAAGGAGGTGTGGCTGCAGGCGACGTACAACCCGATCTTCGATGTGAACGGCCGCCCGTTCAAGGTGGTCAAGTACGCGATCGACGTCACCGACGAGAAGATCCGCAACGCGGAGTTCGAGGGCAAGGTGACCGCGATCGACCGTTCCCAGGCCGTGATCGAGTTCGACCTCAAGGGCAATATCCTGCGGGCCAACCAGCTGTTCCAGGAGACGATGGGCTACGCCGACTCGGAGATCGTCGGCAAGCACCACCGGATGTTCGCGGACGCGGCCACCTCGTCCAGCGCGGAGTACCGCGAGTTCTGGCAGCGGCTCGGCCGCGGCGAGTTCGAGTCCGGCGAGTACAAACGGGTCGGCAAGGGCGGCCGGGAGGTGTGGTTGCAGGCCAGCTACAACCCGATCTTCGACCTGTCCGGGCACCCGTTCAAGGTCGTCAAGTACGCCACCGACGTCACCGACCAGAAGACCCGCAACGTCGAGTTCGAGGGCAAGGTGACCGCGATCGCCCGCGCCCAGGCCGTGATCGAGTTCGACCTGCAGGGCCGGGTGCTCAGCGCCAACCAGAACTTCCTGGACCTGCTCGGCTATTCGCTGGAGGAGGTGCGCGGCAAGCACCACCGGATGTTCGTCGACGAGGACGAGGCGAAGTCCTCCGAGTACGCCGCGTTCTGGGAGAAGCTGTCCCGCGGCGACTTCGACGCGGGCGAGTACCGCCGGCGCACCAAGGGCGGCCGGGACGTCTACATCCAGGCCACCTACAACCCGATCTTCAACCTGGACGGGCGCCCGTACAAGATCGTCAAGTACGCGGTGGACGTCACGGACGCGAAGATCCGCAACGCGGAGTTCGTCGGCAAGGACCGAGCGATCAACCGCGCCCAGGCCGTGATCGAGTTCGACCTGGAAGGCAACATCCTCGTGGCGAACGAGAACTTTCAGCGCGCGCTCGGCTACTCGCTGCGCGAGCTGGTCGGCCAGCACCACAGCATGCTCTGCGACAGCGACTACATCACGTCCGCCGAGTACCGCGACTTCTGGCTGCGGCTGCGCAAGGGTGAGTACCTCTCCGGCCGCTTCCACCGGGTCGGCAAGTACGGCCGCAACGTCTGGATCCAGGCGAGCTACAACCCGATCTTCGACATGCGCGGCGAGCCGATCAGGGTGGTCAAGTACGCGCACGACATCACCGAGCAGGTCGAGCTGGAGCAGCGGCTGACCACGAAGACCCGCGACATGGCCGACTCGATCAAGGCGCTCGCCGACTCGATCGACGAGATCGTGGTCAACGCGCAGCAGGCCAGCGGCCTGGCCGGCGAGACGCAGAGCAACGCGGAGCAGGGCTTCGAGGAGCTGCGCAAGTCGATCGAGGCGATCGACCTGATCGAGAAGTCGTCCGACCAGATCGCCGCGATCGTCAAGGTGATCAGCGAGATCGCCAGCCAGACGAACCTGCTCGCGTTCAACGCCTCGATCGAGGCCGCGCGCGCCGGTGAGCACGGCGTCGGCTTCTCCGTCGTCGCCGGCGAGGTCCGCAAGCTCGCGGAACGCTCGTCCGAGGCGGCCCGGGAGATCAGCAACCTGATCCACGAGTCGGCCGCCCGGGTGGGCCAGGGCTCGCAGGTCTCGCACCGCGCGCAGGCCGCGTTCGCCGACATCCTGAAGAGCGTCGGCTCCACCGGCGAGTCGATCCGGCGGATCGCGGACTCCACCCAGAAGCAGCAGGCCGCGTCCGTCACGGTCACCCGCCTGATCAACGAGCTCACCAAGTCCGGCAGCGAGACCAGCATGGCGGAGCAGCAGCTCGACCAGGTCGGGCAGGCGTCGTGA
- a CDS encoding chemotaxis protein CheW, which translates to MTTAMFDAQSDFVGLHASADTLFGVFRIDRIRVALPLTELREVIPCPPTFSPLPARAPGLVGAVNLRHLVIPVLDLRKLQGIEETADDQVIVIVAQDGRVFGLIADEIEGVSRVAGDALMRMTVGGDLPSLFSHSFERPDDDAVVSLLDAEAIAALPGMPVVRDTGPRGVPVEAEGVVADASRRTVMLITCGEIGLAMEVNDVHSVIPTLTVRMSPLDGPACRGVVHLHGHAVPAVDPLGLLGLGAMAEGGPLRGVVLALPRGLIVLTVNDVAHIASVPNSDVLPLPPLGMPKSEFLAGVLQYESGRQYVMVDGAAMRRDAELDALAALGLPLDPRKAAAATGRAPGEVPSEPPRVGAQRTREGRRVVQSVRKFLTYSVGVEAATLLSQIGEILPYPEEIIPLDAGGAIRGVFTHRRTSVPLLCLPTLLGRWQEIDPVTSRVLLVGVERDGGGTSAVGFVVPSLHAIEDSVWEESGGENEYSGRSLSNSPLVKIGTEEQGRMMPHIDLHRIAAAELAF; encoded by the coding sequence GTGACCACCGCGATGTTCGACGCGCAGTCGGACTTCGTCGGCCTGCACGCCAGCGCGGACACGCTCTTCGGCGTCTTCCGGATCGACCGGATCCGGGTCGCGCTGCCGCTCACCGAGCTGCGCGAGGTCATCCCGTGCCCGCCGACGTTCAGCCCGCTGCCGGCCCGCGCGCCCGGCCTGGTCGGCGCGGTCAACCTGCGCCACCTGGTCATCCCGGTGCTCGACCTGCGCAAGCTGCAGGGCATCGAGGAGACCGCGGACGACCAGGTCATCGTGATCGTCGCCCAGGACGGCCGGGTCTTCGGCCTGATAGCGGACGAGATCGAGGGCGTCAGCCGGGTCGCCGGTGACGCGCTGATGCGGATGACGGTCGGCGGCGACCTGCCGTCGCTGTTCTCGCACAGCTTCGAGCGCCCGGACGACGACGCGGTGGTGTCGCTGCTGGACGCGGAGGCGATCGCGGCGCTGCCCGGCATGCCGGTCGTCCGGGACACCGGGCCGCGCGGCGTGCCGGTCGAGGCCGAGGGCGTGGTCGCGGACGCGTCCCGGCGCACCGTCATGCTGATCACCTGCGGCGAGATCGGCCTGGCGATGGAGGTCAACGACGTCCACTCGGTGATCCCGACGCTGACCGTGCGCATGTCGCCGCTGGACGGGCCGGCCTGCCGCGGCGTGGTCCACCTGCACGGCCACGCGGTGCCCGCGGTCGACCCGCTCGGGCTGCTCGGCCTCGGCGCGATGGCCGAGGGCGGCCCGCTGCGCGGCGTCGTGCTGGCGCTGCCCCGCGGCCTGATCGTGCTGACCGTCAACGACGTCGCGCACATCGCGTCCGTGCCGAACTCGGACGTGCTTCCGCTGCCGCCGCTCGGCATGCCGAAGTCCGAGTTCCTCGCCGGCGTGCTGCAGTACGAGAGCGGCCGGCAGTACGTGATGGTCGACGGCGCCGCCATGCGCCGGGACGCGGAGCTGGACGCGCTCGCCGCGCTCGGCCTGCCGCTCGACCCGCGCAAGGCCGCGGCCGCCACCGGTCGGGCACCCGGCGAAGTGCCGTCCGAGCCGCCGCGCGTCGGCGCCCAGCGCACCCGCGAGGGCCGGCGCGTGGTGCAGAGCGTGCGGAAGTTCCTCACCTACAGCGTGGGAGTGGAGGCGGCGACGCTGCTGTCCCAGATCGGGGAGATCCTGCCGTACCCGGAGGAGATCATCCCGCTCGACGCGGGCGGCGCGATCCGCGGCGTCTTCACGCATCGGCGCACCTCCGTGCCGCTGCTGTGCCTGCCCACGCTGCTCGGCCGCTGGCAGGAGATCGACCCGGTCACGTCGCGGGTGCTGCTCGTCGGCGTGGAACGGGACGGCGGCGGCACCAGCGCGGTCGGCTTCGTGGTGCCGTCGCTGCACGCGATCGAGGACTCGGTCTGGGAGGAGTCCGGCGGTGAGAACGAGTACAGCGGGCGGTCGCTGAGCAACAGCCCGCTCGTCAAGATCGGCACCGAGGAGCAGGGCCGGATGATGCCGCACATCGATCTCCATCGGATCGCCGCGGCAGAACTCGCGTTCTGA
- a CDS encoding sensor histidine kinase — protein sequence MLSRIVRTDWRHLALPLAMWLVLCGIGAWGVLWVEQRGERAMQDRFGDRVQNTARAVAELAGGDGKSGLIGRYLEHAISIPGAQVYLLDADGRFVAGSDNLPPWPLPLASRDPVLAEALAGASSGHYGPADAQWYFDAQPVPDVDWRIVAAVPVSGLYGPVLGANVAVQSTAAGLAALGLIAVFTAARAGRNRAALRASEAQFRGLFDYSMLGMVVTRTDGEIERVNRAFGALLGHPPEVPPPGGWPEILHPDDAETLAALADRAMAGEIPGFTATVRLRHTAGRTVPVEVTSTIIHDELGEPLHFSTQLLDVSERARRQEEQRAYREELAARARDLQSANAELQAANQRVADMVAMLTHDVRQPIATIAGYCELLTDMWDDTDDRAKRRDVDRIAATAASMSGYVEEILTLTQVDADTLFAHPSPLRLADVIAECLVHLPVQERAGITVTADERLWVLADPRQLHQMLVNLIGNGLKYGEPPILIRALSTADGIEIEISDSGEGVPEDFVPRLFDRFARATSGVAPTKKGTGLGLYIVRQLAVANSGDVTYRPHQPSGASFVLRLPTVDATVGAVRA from the coding sequence GTGCTGAGCCGAATCGTTCGCACCGACTGGCGGCATCTGGCGCTGCCGCTGGCCATGTGGCTGGTGCTCTGCGGGATCGGCGCGTGGGGCGTGCTCTGGGTGGAGCAGCGCGGCGAACGAGCGATGCAGGACCGTTTCGGCGACCGGGTGCAGAACACCGCGCGCGCGGTCGCGGAACTGGCCGGCGGCGACGGGAAGTCCGGCCTGATCGGCCGCTACCTGGAGCACGCGATCTCGATACCCGGCGCGCAGGTCTATCTGCTCGACGCCGACGGCCGGTTCGTCGCCGGCAGCGACAACCTGCCCCCGTGGCCACTGCCGCTGGCCAGCCGGGACCCGGTGCTCGCCGAGGCGCTGGCCGGCGCGAGTTCCGGCCACTACGGGCCGGCGGACGCCCAGTGGTACTTCGACGCGCAGCCGGTCCCGGACGTGGACTGGCGGATCGTCGCGGCCGTGCCGGTGTCCGGTCTCTACGGCCCGGTCCTGGGCGCGAACGTCGCCGTGCAGTCGACCGCGGCGGGGCTGGCCGCACTCGGCCTGATCGCGGTCTTCACCGCCGCGCGCGCGGGCCGGAACCGGGCCGCGTTACGCGCCAGCGAGGCCCAGTTCCGCGGCCTGTTCGACTACTCCATGCTCGGCATGGTCGTCACCCGGACGGACGGCGAGATCGAGCGGGTCAACCGCGCGTTCGGCGCGCTCCTGGGGCATCCGCCGGAGGTGCCGCCGCCCGGTGGCTGGCCGGAGATCCTGCACCCGGACGACGCGGAGACCCTCGCCGCGCTCGCGGACCGCGCGATGGCCGGGGAGATCCCCGGCTTCACGGCGACGGTCCGGCTGCGGCACACCGCCGGGCGCACCGTGCCGGTCGAGGTGACCAGCACGATCATCCACGACGAGCTGGGCGAGCCGCTGCACTTCAGCACGCAGCTGCTTGACGTCTCCGAGCGGGCGCGCCGGCAGGAGGAGCAGCGGGCGTACCGGGAGGAACTGGCCGCCCGCGCCCGCGATCTGCAGTCGGCGAACGCGGAGTTGCAGGCCGCGAACCAGCGGGTGGCCGACATGGTCGCGATGCTCACCCACGACGTACGGCAGCCGATCGCCACCATCGCCGGGTACTGCGAGCTGCTCACCGACATGTGGGACGACACCGACGACCGGGCCAAGCGCCGCGACGTCGACCGGATCGCGGCCACGGCCGCCAGCATGAGCGGGTACGTCGAGGAGATCCTCACGCTCACCCAGGTCGACGCGGACACGCTCTTCGCGCACCCGTCGCCGCTGCGGCTGGCGGACGTGATCGCCGAGTGCCTCGTGCACCTGCCGGTGCAGGAGCGGGCCGGCATCACGGTGACCGCGGACGAGCGGCTGTGGGTGCTCGCCGACCCGCGTCAGCTGCACCAGATGCTGGTCAACCTGATCGGCAACGGCCTGAAGTACGGTGAGCCGCCGATCCTGATCCGCGCGCTGTCCACCGCGGACGGCATCGAGATCGAGATCAGCGACTCGGGCGAGGGCGTGCCGGAGGACTTCGTGCCGCGCCTGTTCGACCGGTTCGCGCGCGCCACGAGCGGGGTGGCGCCGACCAAGAAGGGGACCGGGCTCGGGCTCTACATCGTGCGCCAGCTCGCGGTCGCGAACAGCGGCGACGTGACGTACCGGCCGCACCAGCCGTCCGGGGCCAGCTTCGTGCTGCGGCTGCCGACCGTGGACGCCACGGTCGGCGCCGTCCGCGCCTAG
- a CDS encoding CAP domain-containing protein, producing the protein MRTIVRRTALVVLALAAAIGLTLAAPAASASAAARTATLEAQVISLTNKARIRAGCERLVISRTLSKAAERHSADMVRNRFFSHTGANGSRFTERTKRAGFTRRAMGENIAWGYRDARGVTRGWLNSPGHRRNMLNCDSTTIGVGAVRNADGVLYWTQEFGT; encoded by the coding sequence TTGCGCACAATCGTTCGCCGGACCGCGCTCGTCGTTCTCGCCCTCGCCGCCGCCATCGGCCTGACGCTCGCCGCGCCCGCGGCGTCCGCGTCCGCGGCGGCACGGACGGCCACGCTCGAGGCCCAGGTGATCTCCCTGACGAACAAGGCGCGGATCAGGGCCGGCTGTGAGCGGCTGGTGATCAGCCGCACGCTGTCCAAGGCCGCGGAACGGCACAGCGCTGACATGGTGCGGAACCGCTTCTTCAGCCACACCGGCGCGAACGGCAGCAGGTTCACCGAGCGCACCAAGCGGGCCGGGTTCACCCGGCGGGCCATGGGCGAGAACATCGCCTGGGGCTACCGGGACGCGCGGGGCGTGACGCGTGGCTGGCTGAACAGCCCGGGCCACCGCCGGAACATGCTGAACTGCGACTCCACGACGATCGGCGTGGGCGCGGTGCGCAACGCCGACGGCGTCCTCTACTGGACGCAGGAGTTCGGGACCTAG